A single Saccharolobus shibatae B12 DNA region contains:
- a CDS encoding ABC transporter permease, with translation MASRKLYTFNLKIDKYGPIYNLIRGVWEQRVSRVGFYILLGIIVFSLIGVFYTPYNPSATNFPRDLPPSPQHLLGTDDYGHDIFSQLLVGGFPVIGVGFAVGLIGTLIAILIGVTAGLYAETMIDRVLSAITQIFLIIPGILIIELIGAYLGALQFKLGYITILFTLSLTGWAWGARVLRSLVLSLRRREYILSSDLIGESKLSIIFNQIIPNNLPFIASNFFFTAIYGIAGFTFIYYFGLGSLTQVNWGTMLYWSLGGEAYLRGLWWWYIPPGFMIGLVAFSFALINIGIDRVANPRLRVWDIKKYKKQLQKAKEKKEVVTNG, from the coding sequence ATGGCTAGCAGAAAGTTATATACTTTTAATTTAAAAATAGACAAGTACGGTCCGATTTATAATCTAATAAGAGGTGTGTGGGAACAAAGAGTATCAAGGGTTGGGTTCTATATACTACTAGGGATAATAGTATTTTCCTTAATAGGCGTATTTTATACTCCATATAATCCAAGCGCAACTAACTTTCCTAGGGATCTACCACCATCACCTCAACACCTATTAGGCACGGATGACTATGGCCATGATATTTTTTCTCAACTTTTAGTAGGTGGATTTCCAGTAATTGGAGTAGGTTTTGCTGTAGGATTAATAGGTACGCTAATAGCTATCCTCATAGGAGTAACTGCAGGATTATACGCAGAGACAATGATTGATAGAGTATTAAGTGCAATAACTCAGATTTTCTTAATAATACCCGGTATTTTGATTATCGAGTTAATAGGAGCCTATCTAGGGGCACTACAGTTTAAATTAGGGTATATAACAATTTTGTTTACCCTTTCATTAACTGGTTGGGCATGGGGTGCTAGGGTTTTGAGATCTTTAGTATTATCGTTAAGGAGAAGGGAGTATATATTATCTTCCGATCTTATTGGTGAGTCTAAATTGAGTATAATCTTTAATCAAATAATACCTAATAACTTACCGTTCATAGCGTCAAACTTCTTCTTTACTGCAATTTATGGTATCGCTGGCTTTACATTCATTTATTATTTTGGATTGGGTAGTCTAACCCAAGTTAATTGGGGAACTATGCTTTATTGGTCTTTAGGAGGAGAGGCTTATCTGAGAGGATTATGGTGGTGGTATATTCCCCCAGGTTTTATGATAGGATTAGTAGCCTTTTCGTTCGCGTTAATAAATATAGGGATTGACAGAGTTGCTAATCCTAGACTAAGAGTATGGGATATTAAGAAGTATAAAAAACAATTACAAAAAGCCAAGGAGAAGAAGGAGGTTGTAACAAATGGATGA
- a CDS encoding ABC transporter ATP-binding protein, translated as MDDAAIVVKNLNVGYLSDYGIIKVLRNVSIDIPESKITGIAGESGSGKSTLATTVMGFVNPPMFVEDGTVIVDGKYDILSMSKDELNKIRGKVISYVPQAAQNSLNPIRKVRETFIDILKSKGMDYYANTDIVHRALEDVGLTDRQVLDMYPFQLSGGMKQRVVIAISLLLSPKILVMDEPTTGLDVVVQYEILKLLKKIQKEKDLTLVIISHDIAMLLQISDYIAVMYGGQVIEYGKYNTLLEEAYHPYTYLLLSSVPTVRTRGKKLPRIPGDFEGFIRYPKGCIFSSRCPFVTSTCKEAPPQTVVYDKFGFYKCIRYPEWRNEVKKAYE; from the coding sequence ATGGATGATGCTGCAATAGTTGTAAAAAATCTAAACGTAGGTTACTTATCAGATTATGGCATAATCAAGGTATTAAGAAATGTGAGTATAGATATCCCGGAAAGTAAAATAACTGGAATCGCTGGAGAATCTGGCTCTGGAAAATCCACATTAGCCACCACGGTTATGGGATTTGTAAATCCACCGATGTTTGTGGAAGATGGTACTGTGATAGTAGATGGTAAGTATGATATTCTATCTATGTCTAAAGATGAATTAAATAAGATTAGAGGTAAAGTAATCTCCTATGTGCCTCAAGCTGCCCAAAATTCCTTGAACCCTATTAGAAAAGTCAGGGAAACTTTTATTGATATTTTAAAGTCAAAAGGAATGGACTATTATGCTAATACCGATATTGTGCATAGGGCATTAGAAGATGTTGGTTTAACTGATAGGCAAGTATTAGATATGTATCCCTTTCAACTTTCTGGAGGTATGAAACAAAGAGTAGTAATAGCAATTTCCTTACTTCTAAGTCCAAAAATATTAGTCATGGATGAACCCACTACTGGGCTAGATGTTGTAGTTCAATATGAAATACTGAAGTTGTTGAAAAAAATTCAGAAAGAGAAAGATTTAACGTTAGTAATCATTAGCCATGATATAGCAATGCTGTTGCAAATATCAGATTACATAGCTGTAATGTACGGTGGGCAAGTAATAGAGTATGGTAAATATAATACATTACTAGAAGAAGCTTACCATCCTTACACTTATCTTCTACTTAGTAGTGTACCTACCGTTAGAACAAGAGGGAAGAAACTACCAAGAATTCCTGGTGACTTTGAAGGTTTTATAAGATATCCTAAAGGCTGTATCTTTTCTTCACGATGTCCCTTTGTTACGAGCACATGTAAAGAAGCCCCACCTCAAACCGTGGTATATGATAAGTTTGGATTTTATAAGTGCATTAGGTATCCAGAATGGAGAAATGAGGTGAAGAAAGCTTATGAGTGA
- a CDS encoding ABC transporter ATP-binding protein, which translates to MSDKLIELIHVYKDFIVRKGVFGKEHRPGIWDVNMDIRKNEIVGMVGGSGGGKTVIAWMIVGLLKPTKGSIIYTPMGLDVTKANKKQLKQYRADVQLVFQDPYSSLDPAHTVKWHIERPLKIYKYEGDIEERIKELLREVALTPPEDFLNKYPFQLSGGQRQRVYLARVLALNPKVLIADEPVSNVDASIRVSLLDLFKRLRDEKGISIMYITHDIATIGYVADRVYVVKNGRIVEEGDVVTIISHPTHEYTRLLIEAVPDPYKRIE; encoded by the coding sequence ATGAGTGATAAGCTCATTGAGCTAATACATGTGTATAAAGACTTCATAGTTAGAAAAGGTGTTTTTGGAAAAGAGCATAGACCGGGGATATGGGATGTGAATATGGATATAAGGAAGAATGAGATTGTGGGTATGGTGGGAGGAAGTGGAGGCGGTAAAACAGTAATAGCATGGATGATAGTAGGGTTATTGAAACCAACAAAAGGTTCAATAATTTATACTCCCATGGGTTTAGATGTTACCAAAGCAAATAAGAAACAGCTAAAACAGTATAGAGCTGATGTTCAATTAGTTTTCCAAGACCCCTATTCCTCACTAGACCCAGCTCATACAGTTAAATGGCATATAGAAAGGCCACTAAAGATATACAAATACGAAGGTGATATTGAAGAGAGAATAAAAGAGTTACTAAGAGAAGTTGCATTAACTCCTCCAGAAGACTTTCTCAATAAGTATCCTTTCCAACTTTCTGGAGGACAAAGACAGAGAGTCTACTTGGCTAGAGTGTTGGCACTAAATCCTAAGGTGCTAATAGCTGATGAGCCAGTATCAAACGTTGATGCCTCAATAAGGGTATCACTATTAGACTTATTTAAGAGGTTAAGAGATGAGAAAGGGATATCAATTATGTACATTACTCACGATATTGCTACAATCGGATATGTGGCTGATAGGGTATATGTCGTGAAGAATGGTAGGATAGTGGAGGAGGGTGATGTGGTAACTATTATTTCACATCCAACACACGAGTATACCAGACTATTAATAGAAGCGGTACCAGATCCATATAAAAGAATTGAATAA
- a CDS encoding ABC transporter substrate-binding protein, with translation MKRYKIISTIITVLMVISIGIFAMPILSQPTSVQPEGSMVVMPSPGIVWQDNFNPWNAPALPGGLIWLIYEPLALVNSLSGQIIPWLATNWTFTTGYVYLPNGTKVQTLALILYLRHDVYFTDGTPFNATAVWYTLALEQAYPQLGYSANQIVNMTIINPYELEMVFKPGVTPMVLYTILEQWPVDPAQWGKIFPVEQLPNGTYVGLNKTGNPFTYPNTNPIGTGPYMLYSFSPQEIVLVANPHYWMPGEPRIKYLLYPSYPSNVQADTALNNGQVTWGGLFEPNIQQQFVAKDPLHYHYYFAPGFPTMLTLNNLKWPLSDPVLRQAISLAINRTAIYYLGEYGYEPPATTPLPLPPQQMQYLNSSVLQLAEQFAPSQGNVTAALQLLESHGYKLVNGQLIAPNGTAVPTMTIITVAGWTDWDADLTIIAQDLKQIGITVEVQTPPFTTWYNYMQTGNYWMGLMWDLISGPTPIQPLSGYLYGYWNSPGNITPIGNSTYFNIERFNLSIIHPTFEQLVNWANGNFSINDNAYYSIVNELAALWIKYMPSIALVYGAEWYEYVNNTVTGWPTQQNYYWPAPPWTSLPSTPLPVVLALHLVNQSVPEPWWYYTSQVPSSWYTSNDPFVYQTTSTSTTTTSTTTSISTTTTTTTSTTTSTATTTSVSTTTSVSTSVSTTTATVTSTVSSSSNTTLYAIIAVVVIIIIIAIVLGLRRR, from the coding sequence ATGAAAAGGTACAAGATAATTTCTACAATAATCACAGTATTAATGGTAATAAGCATAGGAATATTTGCAATGCCAATACTATCACAGCCAACATCAGTACAACCAGAAGGAAGTATGGTAGTTATGCCTTCTCCGGGTATAGTATGGCAAGATAATTTCAATCCATGGAACGCTCCAGCTTTACCTGGTGGTCTAATTTGGCTTATTTACGAACCACTCGCCCTAGTTAATTCGCTAAGTGGTCAAATTATTCCATGGTTAGCCACCAATTGGACATTTACTACTGGTTATGTTTACTTGCCAAATGGTACTAAGGTACAAACATTGGCATTAATATTATACTTAAGGCATGATGTATACTTCACTGATGGTACACCATTTAACGCTACTGCAGTATGGTACACATTAGCGTTAGAGCAAGCATACCCACAACTAGGATATTCAGCTAATCAAATAGTTAACATGACAATAATAAACCCATATGAGCTAGAAATGGTATTTAAACCTGGAGTAACGCCGATGGTATTGTATACTATTTTGGAGCAATGGCCTGTGGACCCAGCACAATGGGGTAAAATATTCCCAGTAGAGCAATTACCAAATGGAACATATGTAGGACTAAACAAGACTGGTAATCCATTCACATACCCCAATACAAATCCAATAGGTACTGGACCCTATATGCTGTATAGCTTCAGCCCGCAAGAAATAGTATTAGTAGCAAACCCACACTATTGGATGCCAGGAGAACCCAGAATAAAATACTTACTCTATCCATCATATCCTAGTAATGTTCAAGCAGATACTGCATTGAATAATGGGCAAGTAACCTGGGGTGGACTATTCGAACCAAATATACAACAGCAATTTGTGGCAAAAGATCCTCTACACTATCATTACTATTTTGCTCCGGGATTTCCAACAATGTTAACACTCAATAACCTAAAATGGCCTTTATCCGATCCAGTTTTAAGACAAGCAATAAGCCTTGCGATCAATAGAACAGCGATATACTATTTGGGCGAATATGGATACGAACCGCCAGCAACTACGCCTCTTCCATTACCTCCACAACAGATGCAATATCTAAATTCTTCGGTGTTGCAGCTTGCTGAGCAATTTGCTCCATCTCAAGGTAATGTTACTGCTGCATTACAGTTACTTGAATCCCATGGCTATAAATTAGTTAATGGCCAACTAATTGCGCCAAATGGTACTGCAGTACCAACAATGACCATAATTACGGTAGCCGGATGGACTGATTGGGATGCTGATTTAACTATAATTGCGCAGGATTTGAAGCAAATAGGCATAACTGTGGAAGTACAAACACCACCGTTTACAACGTGGTATAATTATATGCAAACTGGCAATTACTGGATGGGACTAATGTGGGATTTAATTAGCGGTCCTACACCTATACAACCACTTTCTGGGTATTTGTATGGTTATTGGAACTCTCCTGGCAACATAACACCAATAGGAAATAGTACATATTTTAACATAGAAAGGTTTAATTTATCAATTATCCATCCAACGTTCGAACAACTTGTGAATTGGGCAAATGGTAACTTCAGCATAAACGATAATGCCTATTATAGTATAGTAAATGAGCTAGCTGCTCTATGGATAAAATATATGCCTTCCATTGCTCTAGTATACGGCGCAGAGTGGTATGAGTATGTTAATAATACTGTTACTGGTTGGCCAACTCAACAAAACTATTATTGGCCGGCTCCCCCATGGACCAGTCTTCCCTCAACTCCTTTACCTGTTGTTTTAGCTTTACATTTGGTTAATCAATCCGTTCCGGAGCCTTGGTGGTATTACACTTCGCAAGTTCCTTCAAGTTGGTATACTTCTAATGATCCATTCGTGTATCAAACAACTTCAACGAGTACTACAACAACTAGCACTACCACAAGTATATCAACTACTACTACAACAACCACATCCACTACCACAAGCACTGCCACTACAACTAGCGTTTCAACTACTACTAGTGTCTCCACATCAGTAAGTACCACTACAGCTACCGTAACCAGTACCGTAAGCTCATCATCCAACACCACGCTATACGCCATAATAGCAGTAGTAGTCATAATCATAATAATAGCAATAGTACTAGGCCTAAGAAGAAGATAA
- a CDS encoding glucose 1-dehydrogenase — MRAIVVKPPKPGVEIKDVKIDEDKLSTIGLVKVKVLENGICGTDREIVSGKRTSVKPPAGKDELILGHEAIGVIEVGGYGLKEGELVMPINKRGCGKCLNCLVGRPDFCETGEGLVAGTKGLDGFMREYLYDDPKYLVKIPPEIKDIAILAQPLADIEKSIEAILITQKRVPIWTCDDSTFNCRKALVVGTGPTGILFSLVLRTYGFQVWIANRRELLENEVEILEEPGIIFYNSAGGYENLVKNVGKFDLIIDTTGASASIIQHLVPLLQINGVLGLFGFPRYDAFSLDYKTVQDFVINNRIIIGLDNGQKPHFQQALIHLASWKSLWPKTTSKMITKIISINNEREVISSLREKLPGEIKVKIKWE, encoded by the coding sequence ATGAGGGCAATAGTTGTAAAACCTCCAAAACCAGGAGTTGAGATTAAAGATGTGAAAATTGATGAAGATAAATTAAGTACCATCGGGCTAGTTAAGGTAAAGGTTCTGGAAAACGGGATATGTGGTACTGATAGGGAAATAGTAAGTGGCAAGAGAACTAGTGTGAAACCTCCGGCTGGTAAAGACGAACTTATCTTAGGGCATGAAGCTATCGGTGTAATAGAAGTAGGTGGTTATGGCCTGAAAGAAGGTGAACTAGTAATGCCTATAAATAAGAGAGGATGTGGGAAATGCCTTAACTGTTTAGTAGGCAGACCAGATTTCTGTGAGACTGGAGAAGGTCTAGTGGCTGGCACTAAGGGATTAGATGGATTTATGAGGGAATATCTTTATGATGATCCCAAATATCTAGTGAAAATCCCTCCAGAAATTAAGGATATCGCTATTTTGGCCCAACCCTTAGCTGACATAGAGAAATCCATTGAGGCAATTCTTATAACACAAAAGAGAGTACCAATATGGACTTGCGATGATAGCACCTTTAACTGCAGAAAAGCGTTAGTAGTTGGTACAGGACCTACGGGAATCTTATTTTCACTAGTTTTAAGAACATATGGATTTCAAGTATGGATAGCAAATCGTAGAGAGTTATTGGAGAACGAGGTAGAAATACTTGAAGAGCCAGGAATTATTTTCTATAATTCAGCCGGCGGATATGAGAATTTAGTCAAAAATGTGGGTAAATTTGATTTAATAATTGATACGACCGGTGCTTCAGCGTCAATAATACAACATTTGGTTCCCCTACTCCAAATTAATGGAGTATTAGGTCTTTTTGGCTTTCCAAGATATGACGCCTTCTCTCTGGACTATAAAACCGTACAAGATTTCGTGATAAACAATAGGATAATTATAGGACTCGATAATGGTCAAAAGCCACATTTTCAACAAGCACTTATTCACCTAGCTTCATGGAAGTCATTATGGCCGAAGACTACTAGTAAGATGATAACGAAAATTATAAGTATAAATAATGAGAGGGAAGTTATAAGTAGTCTTAGGGAAAAACTTCCGGGAGAAATAAAAGTAAAAATAAAATGGGAATAA
- a CDS encoding SMP-30/gluconolactonase/LRE family protein, translated as MTIELKTFGNYKAVLGESPVYDREKNKLFWVDIDGKKIIVNNLDTHEENYYNTPDVVTSLCLIDNIRIIVTLRHGFHILDLTTGKILPFLELQNDNENRFNDGKCDVMGRYWAGTMNLDIENPKPTASLYKLEGKKLTKVLERLYRSNGLGWDPDDELFYLIDTPLRKVFEFDFDKNKGDIYNKRVVIDFKDEPGRPDGMTVDEEGHLWIAHSAGGKVSRWNPKNGEKVFQIKLPVLYVSSVTFGSPEMNRIFITTMSRGGEPLAGRLFTTKVNIRGLQSYKFLI; from the coding sequence ATGACAATAGAATTAAAAACTTTTGGAAACTACAAAGCGGTTTTAGGGGAAAGCCCAGTTTACGATAGGGAGAAAAACAAACTATTCTGGGTTGATATAGATGGAAAGAAGATAATAGTAAATAATCTGGATACACATGAGGAGAATTATTATAATACTCCGGATGTAGTAACTTCCCTATGCCTAATTGATAATATTAGGATTATAGTAACTTTACGTCATGGTTTCCATATCTTAGACTTAACTACCGGAAAGATACTACCATTTTTAGAATTACAGAATGATAACGAGAATAGATTTAATGATGGAAAGTGCGATGTGATGGGTAGGTATTGGGCTGGTACAATGAATTTAGACATCGAGAACCCAAAACCCACTGCTAGTTTATATAAATTGGAAGGTAAGAAATTAACTAAGGTCTTGGAAAGACTTTACAGATCTAATGGACTCGGCTGGGATCCAGATGATGAATTATTTTACCTAATAGATACCCCACTAAGGAAAGTTTTCGAATTCGACTTCGATAAAAATAAGGGAGATATCTATAACAAAAGGGTTGTTATAGATTTTAAGGATGAACCAGGCAGACCAGACGGGATGACAGTCGACGAAGAGGGCCATTTATGGATAGCCCATTCTGCAGGCGGTAAGGTTAGTAGGTGGAATCCGAAGAACGGAGAGAAAGTATTTCAAATAAAACTTCCAGTACTTTATGTTTCATCAGTTACTTTTGGTAGTCCGGAAATGAATCGAATATTTATAACTACTATGAGTAGAGGAGGCGAGCCTCTTGCTGGAAGATTATTTACCACCAAGGTAAATATCAGAGGACTACAGAGCTACAAATTCTTAATTTAA
- a CDS encoding GH116 family glycosyl hydrolase: MKYKYSYALDSGIPLGGIGAGSVEIRADGRLYSWTIFNNGGIAEKNEDRYKYFLTEFDSFFAYEDEKTIRILQAFDYYFGANPYTLPWIRPIREIEFIGEPPIAYLNYDNKIKLKAFSPFIPLDVKNSSLPVSIFQFNSEKNTRFFFAINNSFEKGKIEVKDDMIIFKGETSSDDPRYQGNLCVKVIGDEPFSVAYNQIFDFWDDYRSKNLVKKKGDNLAIISSKGSNVTFIITWFFPNFVLKDGRRVGHYYENFFNNCEEVMDYVVKNLNYLEEKTTQFHDLFYNAKGVEPWIVDLIGAQIATLVKTTWLTKDGFFGIWEGYFDTSDQRKVGKYPYTGGPENTALNTIDVLLYALPGVMLLFPDLAKNIIKDLSNRALKEDTPEYVIFSLAFPENLMKYKEEVKKDPTISTDLKKLYETIKRIVKETGKDPKGRMPHYIRHSLTVDTYERIDINPEFVLLYYLIAKYTGDRELLKSVYEVARNAIESIMRTQTMDGLPYLTLPSGIEWIRYVNNMLRANDAHKILGYHSLALSMQTLDDWSWLGFSPYVSFLWISALEALNEASKILNNHEHYEVKDLIEKVNKYLWNGEYYIDWYDPISNLRDNSSNASQITGDWYVQMLDLPEFLDHERRKSVFSSIMKYNYTEEEGVRNGSSNDDITPLGVKLSIQSKAPWSGVEYYLASHMFYSGFDEYAKKILRNVYERYEIAGNFWNHIEWGARYMRPLVALSMIYAIEGMKVNMLNKEVIIGKSKDLKWILLLPTAWGLLTVNNGKMRIKISHGEFKGKINGTLVTLRENEEIEI, from the coding sequence ATGAAATACAAATACTCCTACGCCTTAGATTCTGGAATTCCTCTAGGTGGGATAGGGGCTGGATCTGTGGAAATAAGGGCAGACGGTAGATTATATTCGTGGACCATATTTAACAATGGGGGAATCGCAGAAAAAAATGAGGATAGGTATAAATATTTCTTAACGGAGTTCGACTCCTTCTTCGCATATGAAGATGAAAAGACTATAAGAATTCTCCAGGCATTTGACTATTACTTTGGAGCGAATCCATACACACTACCTTGGATAAGGCCAATAAGGGAAATTGAGTTTATAGGAGAACCGCCAATTGCTTATCTAAATTACGATAATAAAATAAAACTAAAGGCTTTTTCACCATTTATCCCCCTAGACGTGAAGAACTCTTCCCTACCGGTATCAATATTTCAATTCAATAGTGAGAAGAATACAAGGTTCTTCTTCGCAATTAACAATTCTTTTGAAAAAGGCAAAATAGAAGTTAAAGACGATATGATAATATTTAAAGGGGAAACATCTTCAGATGATCCTAGATATCAAGGAAACCTATGCGTTAAGGTAATTGGAGATGAACCTTTCTCTGTAGCTTATAATCAAATTTTTGACTTCTGGGACGATTATAGATCTAAAAATCTAGTCAAGAAGAAAGGGGATAATCTAGCAATTATAAGTAGTAAAGGAAGCAATGTAACTTTCATAATTACTTGGTTCTTCCCTAATTTTGTACTTAAAGATGGTAGAAGAGTTGGGCACTATTACGAGAACTTCTTCAACAACTGCGAAGAAGTAATGGATTACGTTGTGAAAAACCTAAACTACCTAGAGGAAAAGACTACACAATTCCACGATTTATTTTACAACGCTAAAGGCGTCGAACCATGGATTGTTGATTTAATTGGAGCACAGATAGCTACACTTGTGAAAACTACTTGGCTAACTAAGGATGGATTCTTTGGAATCTGGGAGGGATATTTCGATACCTCAGATCAGAGGAAAGTTGGGAAGTATCCCTATACAGGTGGGCCGGAAAACACTGCATTAAACACCATAGACGTACTTTTATATGCACTACCGGGAGTAATGCTACTATTTCCGGATTTAGCAAAGAATATTATAAAGGATCTTTCCAATAGAGCATTAAAGGAGGATACCCCAGAATACGTTATATTTTCACTAGCGTTCCCAGAGAATTTAATGAAGTATAAGGAAGAGGTTAAGAAGGATCCAACTATAAGTACTGATCTCAAAAAATTATATGAAACTATAAAGAGAATTGTTAAGGAGACTGGTAAGGATCCCAAGGGTAGAATGCCTCATTATATTCGCCACTCATTAACAGTAGATACTTATGAGAGAATAGACATTAACCCAGAATTTGTGCTACTCTATTATTTAATAGCAAAGTATACGGGCGATAGAGAGTTACTAAAGAGTGTCTATGAAGTAGCAAGAAACGCGATCGAGAGTATTATGAGAACACAGACTATGGATGGTTTACCATACCTTACTTTACCATCTGGCATAGAGTGGATAAGATATGTAAATAACATGCTAAGAGCTAACGATGCTCACAAGATTTTAGGCTATCACTCTTTGGCGTTATCAATGCAAACATTAGACGATTGGTCATGGTTAGGCTTTTCTCCATACGTATCGTTCCTATGGATATCGGCACTAGAAGCACTAAACGAAGCGTCGAAAATACTTAATAATCATGAGCACTACGAGGTAAAAGACCTAATAGAAAAAGTTAATAAGTACTTGTGGAATGGGGAGTATTACATAGACTGGTATGACCCGATTTCAAATTTAAGAGATAATTCCTCAAACGCATCCCAAATAACTGGTGATTGGTATGTTCAAATGTTGGACCTTCCAGAATTTTTAGACCATGAGAGAAGGAAATCCGTGTTCTCCTCAATAATGAAGTATAACTACACTGAAGAAGAAGGAGTTAGAAATGGCTCGTCAAATGATGATATTACACCGTTAGGAGTTAAACTTTCAATACAATCAAAAGCTCCTTGGAGTGGCGTAGAGTATTATCTAGCATCGCATATGTTCTACAGTGGATTCGATGAATATGCAAAGAAGATTTTGAGGAATGTTTATGAGAGGTATGAGATTGCAGGTAATTTCTGGAACCATATTGAGTGGGGCGCGAGATATATGAGACCATTAGTGGCTTTAAGCATGATTTACGCTATTGAAGGTATGAAGGTTAATATGTTAAACAAAGAGGTTATTATAGGCAAAAGTAAGGATTTGAAGTGGATACTATTGCTTCCTACAGCATGGGGCTTGTTAACAGTTAATAACGGAAAGATGAGGATAAAGATTTCTCATGGAGAGTTTAAAGGTAAAATAAATGGAACTCTTGTTACCTTAAGAGAGAACGAAGAGATAGAAATATAA
- a CDS encoding DUF2139 domain-containing protein — translation MDKPKLVLKEFVQHNEVALGHHQFRSLYIGFHPISRNMIVHDGHAAKVYSNGEVIYRYEKLGRPPRVAGDTHAALAWSKDLLFIGGWLKAPPGMIEVSQYERILKYQDMRMKYSHIHMIYDDDKVEILWSRKWDDKIPPNNWYGEVTDLLYDEHEDAVYFSRADGHAELGLWKVGVSTRDAEFLVKNRTVYKMEMKDDKIYATIFNPIHTDVSSIMVYNTLNGEYKFVESFDFPLENNKKIQIRRVGGQIVQIQNKLIAFYGGALIHIDPQKDVYRLYPFLDVRNPESERPTYIPGFRAQKAYIMGIPVISANPAEDLRDMSSKTTFGLLLRIDPVVPQIITESGAIFGMAHDGEYLYVGTSYANHTGVYTYRAGDGGIFAIPVSELFKKPWNPIRIWIHDGSYTPTAGIDGWFGGIPLKGFTEKKLRVYTTKTTKMRIAEYSLFSKVRDDTVTLNTGWNMIDLNNYYDIIAFKLDESIDLLQAEIILE, via the coding sequence TTGGATAAGCCAAAGCTAGTCTTAAAAGAGTTTGTTCAACATAATGAAGTAGCGTTAGGTCATCATCAGTTTAGATCTCTATATATAGGTTTTCATCCGATTTCTAGAAACATGATAGTTCATGATGGACATGCAGCTAAAGTTTATTCTAACGGAGAAGTTATATACAGATATGAAAAGTTAGGCAGACCACCTAGAGTAGCAGGTGATACACATGCTGCATTAGCTTGGTCTAAAGATTTATTATTCATAGGTGGATGGCTTAAGGCGCCTCCAGGAATGATAGAGGTATCACAATATGAGAGGATTTTGAAATATCAAGATATGAGGATGAAGTATAGCCATATACATATGATATATGACGATGATAAAGTGGAAATCCTATGGAGTAGGAAGTGGGACGACAAAATCCCTCCAAACAATTGGTATGGTGAGGTAACCGACTTACTTTACGACGAGCATGAGGATGCAGTCTACTTCAGTAGAGCCGATGGACATGCTGAATTAGGCCTGTGGAAAGTAGGTGTATCTACTAGAGATGCAGAATTTCTGGTGAAGAATCGTACTGTATATAAGATGGAAATGAAAGACGATAAAATCTACGCCACAATATTTAATCCTATTCATACTGATGTTTCATCGATAATGGTATATAATACGCTTAATGGTGAATACAAGTTCGTAGAGTCATTTGACTTTCCATTAGAAAACAATAAGAAGATACAGATAAGACGTGTTGGAGGGCAAATAGTGCAAATCCAGAACAAGCTAATTGCGTTCTATGGTGGAGCACTCATACATATTGATCCACAAAAGGATGTATATAGGTTATATCCATTTCTAGATGTTCGCAACCCAGAATCGGAAAGGCCTACCTATATTCCAGGGTTTAGAGCTCAAAAAGCTTACATAATGGGTATACCTGTTATATCAGCAAATCCTGCAGAGGACTTAAGGGATATGTCATCAAAGACCACATTTGGTTTACTCTTAAGGATTGACCCTGTAGTACCTCAGATAATTACAGAAAGTGGAGCAATATTCGGCATGGCACATGATGGTGAATACTTATATGTTGGCACTTCATATGCAAATCACACTGGAGTATACACTTATAGGGCCGGTGATGGTGGAATATTCGCAATACCGGTAAGTGAACTGTTTAAGAAACCGTGGAACCCGATAAGGATATGGATTCATGATGGCTCATATACCCCAACCGCAGGAATAGATGGTTGGTTTGGTGGTATTCCATTGAAAGGGTTCACCGAAAAGAAGCTAAGAGTTTACACTACAAAGACAACTAAAATGAGGATTGCCGAGTACTCACTATTCTCAAAGGTTAGAGATGATACCGTTACACTAAATACTGGATGGAATATGATAGACTTGAACAACTATTACGATATAATTGCGTTTAAATTAGACGAGAGTATAGACCTGCTTCAAGCAGAGATAATTTTAGAATAA